The following proteins are co-located in the bacterium genome:
- the lptG gene encoding LPS export ABC transporter permease LptG yields the protein MYQRIPLLYRYLLEQFLSSLALTLAITTALFVIVDLFERIDDFIREGAQIRDVLSYIIFNIPVILHLMLPVAILVATVLSIGRLSQRSEITAMRACGMSLFSLAMPLLTSGMMLAGILLLSDETIVPWASDKVDEIYHLDIKRKFEKGRYDRSNFWFRSGERFYQVGYYNSRQSTLNQISSIDVDSNEFSLKRFTEARSADWLGEELGWSMSKVVEVGYSPGQPMHISKYRNLPLVIDQTPEDFYQRNREPETMSRSELKTYIDKLKAEGVSVKRFLVQYYNKYSFPFITCLAVLFSFPFALKSARSGTLTVGFVAAVALGFSYYVVHAFATSLGSAELIPPLLASWTANIIFLGVGSFVFLGMEH from the coding sequence ATGTACCAGCGAATACCATTACTTTATCGTTACCTACTAGAGCAATTTCTAAGCTCACTGGCTTTAACGCTTGCAATTACCACGGCACTGTTTGTGATTGTCGATCTTTTCGAACGGATTGATGATTTCATCCGCGAAGGTGCACAAATTCGAGATGTTCTTTCCTATATAATTTTTAATATCCCCGTGATTCTGCACTTAATGCTGCCTGTGGCAATACTGGTTGCCACAGTTTTAAGCATCGGACGCTTATCTCAGCGTTCAGAAATTACGGCAATGCGCGCGTGTGGCATGAGTCTATTTTCACTCGCCATGCCACTACTGACAAGTGGCATGATGCTTGCGGGTATACTTTTACTAAGTGATGAAACAATTGTTCCCTGGGCATCTGATAAAGTCGATGAAATTTATCATCTCGATATTAAGCGGAAATTTGAGAAAGGGCGCTACGATCGTTCAAATTTCTGGTTTCGCTCAGGAGAGCGCTTTTATCAAGTTGGCTACTATAATTCTAGACAGTCCACACTAAATCAAATCAGCTCGATTGATGTCGATAGCAACGAATTTTCCTTAAAGCGTTTTACCGAAGCGCGCAGTGCGGATTGGCTCGGCGAGGAACTAGGTTGGTCAATGAGCAAAGTTGTCGAAGTTGGTTATTCACCTGGCCAACCAATGCACATTTCAAAGTATCGCAATTTGCCGTTAGTAATCGATCAAACACCTGAGGATTTTTATCAACGTAATCGTGAACCAGAGACGATGAGTCGTTCTGAACTTAAAACTTATATAGACAAGTTGAAGGCAGAAGGCGTTTCAGTAAAGCGTTTTTTAGTGCAGTACTATAACAAATATTCTTTTCCATTTATTACTTGCCTAGCCGTGCTTTTTTCTTTTCCTTTTGCACTGAAATCTGCGCGGTCGGGCACTTTAACAGTAGGATTCGTTGCGGCAGTGGCCTTAGGCTTTAGCTACTATGTCGTCCATGCATTTGCCACTTCGCTGGGTAGTGCCGAATTAATCCCACCGCTTTTAGCCAGCTGGACAGCAAATATTATTTTCCTTGGAGTTGGTAGTTTTGTTTTTCTCGGAATGGAACACTAG
- a CDS encoding LptF/LptG family permease gives MKIIHRYILREVAVPFTVALFVFTGILFLTRVLKLLDLVVNKNVSLIEILTLFSYIIPRFLEVSLPMSLLIGVIVGFSRLSAESELIVLRSAGLSLRALAFPVVIFSAGLVLCTLIVTQVLRPEANYRLGLGLFQIAREVTSASIIPGAFTSLGRLTIYAEKGNEDGSELEKVLIADQREGQEKTFIAKQAQILSDEGSRLLTLRLFDGNMLEGHGTTFNVTQFDINNINVDYDTLVEGGPAQKGKKSSELSRRELDATIANLHTNRKQLSKDERKRLWSLLVERHYRYAIPFACLCVALAGLALGVQPSRGGNSWGLTVSVIVGIVLIVSYYILLAIVSALGKEGYQPIGLFVWAPNIIFIALSIYIFRLAESEDWMTISDRFASSLKNFMRFFTQRRAFTDKNALE, from the coding sequence TTGAAAATAATCCATCGCTATATCTTAAGGGAAGTTGCAGTGCCGTTTACGGTCGCACTCTTTGTCTTTACAGGGATTCTTTTCTTAACGCGTGTTCTAAAACTCCTAGACTTAGTTGTTAATAAAAATGTCTCTTTAATTGAAATCTTAACTTTATTCTCATACATCATTCCACGCTTCCTAGAAGTCAGTTTACCAATGTCGCTACTAATTGGCGTGATCGTCGGCTTTAGTCGCTTAAGCGCAGAAAGCGAGCTGATTGTACTCAGAAGTGCGGGATTAAGCTTGCGCGCACTAGCTTTTCCAGTCGTAATTTTTTCAGCAGGGCTAGTGTTATGCACATTAATCGTGACCCAAGTTCTTCGTCCTGAAGCAAATTATCGCCTTGGTCTTGGGCTTTTTCAAATTGCCCGGGAGGTAACATCGGCTTCAATTATACCTGGTGCATTTACTTCACTGGGCCGGCTTACAATCTATGCCGAGAAAGGCAACGAAGATGGTTCCGAGTTAGAAAAAGTTTTAATTGCCGACCAACGCGAAGGACAAGAAAAAACGTTTATTGCAAAGCAAGCACAAATTCTATCTGACGAGGGTTCACGCCTACTGACACTAAGGCTTTTTGATGGAAACATGCTTGAAGGTCACGGCACGACATTTAATGTCACCCAATTCGATATCAATAACATCAATGTTGATTACGACACTTTAGTCGAAGGTGGTCCAGCGCAAAAAGGCAAAAAATCAAGTGAGCTTTCCCGTCGCGAACTTGATGCTACGATTGCTAACCTGCATACCAATCGCAAACAACTCTCTAAAGACGAACGCAAGCGACTGTGGAGCTTACTTGTCGAGCGACACTACCGCTACGCCATTCCTTTTGCTTGTCTTTGCGTTGCACTTGCTGGATTGGCATTAGGAGTTCAGCCCAGTCGCGGCGGAAATTCTTGGGGTCTAACAGTGAGCGTGATTGTCGGCATTGTCTTGATTGTTAGTTACTATATCTTACTGGCAATCGTTAGTGCCCTAGGCAAAGAAGGCTATCAGCCGATTGGGCTTTTCGTATGGGCACCGAACATAATTTTCATAGCACTAAGTATTTATATTTTTCGCCTTGCGGAATCTGAGGATTGGATGACGATCAGCGATCGTTTTGCCTCAAGCCTTAAAAATTTCATGCGCTTTTTCACACAACGCAGAGCTTTTACAGATAAAAATGCCCTAGAGTAA
- a CDS encoding 30S ribosomal protein S21 — protein MEIIVDQNLEKAMRVLKRKLIREGLFKELKARRFYEKPSEKRKRKSKEAQKKKRKDADRSKRFTQV, from the coding sequence ATTGAAATAATTGTTGACCAAAATCTTGAGAAAGCAATGCGAGTCTTAAAGCGTAAACTCATTCGCGAAGGCTTGTTTAAGGAGCTCAAGGCCCGACGTTTCTACGAAAAGCCTTCTGAGAAGCGCAAGCGCAAATCTAAAGAAGCTCAAAAGAAGAAACGCAAAGACGCAGATCGTTCTAAGCGTTTTACACAAGTGTAG
- a CDS encoding tetratricopeptide repeat protein, with the protein MTKRQTAPLDYGTTAEKLKGALLREETTRPGVALSGVRKDANALFTFLQAELLLREDNYEAAEQAYEEALRLSPEEAPVIRKRLVQLYLRSGKVESAKQELEQILTSDRTDNELLRLYAGLLAAEKNFAAATKLYEELMNRTPDNQDNYIFLASLQADHGEVSAAIATLQKLVKRIPDSVLGYYYLARIYQSTGNYKDSDRYYLEALKINPGSESIQLDRARELVMQGKTEQAISICRELIKTNPHNTSAREFLTQLFWQGKKYNEALGELKALQDAGANPNEVRLRIALINLEKQEYEAAITELSLVLAEEPEQSRARYFLASALVATNRASDALQELDKIKSDQAMYLESRMLGSYISAKNKDYPRAINFINAARQKYPENKDLLGYLVTLQQQSGDRQGALETANKLIEVDPTNELNLFNLGYLYDQQGDRVKALATMQRVIAINPKHAAALNFIGYALAEEGKDLVEAEKLVRRALEIEPKNGYYLDSLAWVYYHQAKYKKAKETQLKALELVPDDAVLLEHLAEIELKLGNSSTAQELFKRALQAAPQSEDRSSIERIEKRLESLDLR; encoded by the coding sequence GTGACTAAACGTCAGACCGCTCCTCTTGACTACGGAACAACTGCGGAGAAATTAAAAGGTGCCTTATTGCGAGAGGAAACTACTCGCCCCGGTGTAGCGTTGAGTGGTGTGCGTAAAGATGCGAATGCACTTTTTACCTTTCTTCAAGCTGAATTACTTTTACGTGAAGATAATTATGAAGCTGCAGAGCAAGCCTATGAGGAGGCTTTGCGGCTGAGTCCCGAAGAAGCTCCCGTAATTCGCAAACGGCTAGTGCAACTTTACTTGCGTTCGGGCAAGGTCGAGTCTGCAAAACAGGAACTAGAACAAATCCTGACAAGCGATCGCACGGATAATGAATTATTACGACTCTATGCAGGGTTGCTTGCAGCAGAAAAGAATTTTGCTGCTGCGACAAAGCTCTATGAAGAGTTGATGAACCGCACACCTGATAATCAGGATAACTATATTTTTCTGGCAAGTTTACAAGCCGATCACGGTGAAGTGTCTGCAGCAATTGCAACTTTGCAAAAATTAGTTAAGCGCATTCCTGACTCGGTATTGGGCTATTATTATTTAGCGCGGATTTACCAGAGTACGGGGAACTATAAGGATTCTGATCGCTATTATTTAGAAGCTCTAAAAATTAATCCTGGTTCTGAATCAATTCAACTGGATCGCGCACGTGAATTAGTAATGCAAGGTAAAACCGAGCAAGCAATTAGTATTTGCCGCGAACTGATTAAAACTAATCCGCATAATACCTCTGCACGCGAATTTTTAACCCAGCTTTTCTGGCAAGGGAAAAAATATAATGAAGCTTTGGGTGAGTTAAAAGCCTTGCAAGATGCCGGGGCAAATCCCAATGAAGTGCGACTCAGAATTGCGCTAATTAACCTCGAGAAGCAGGAATATGAAGCAGCGATTACGGAACTATCTTTAGTTTTAGCTGAAGAACCCGAGCAATCCAGAGCCAGATATTTCCTCGCTTCAGCTTTGGTGGCAACTAATCGCGCTAGCGACGCTTTGCAAGAACTAGATAAAATTAAAAGCGACCAGGCAATGTACCTTGAGTCGCGCATGCTTGGGTCGTATATCTCTGCAAAAAATAAAGATTATCCACGTGCAATTAATTTTATTAATGCTGCGCGGCAAAAATATCCCGAAAATAAAGATCTCTTAGGCTACTTAGTGACCTTGCAGCAACAATCAGGCGATCGTCAGGGCGCTTTAGAAACGGCAAATAAACTAATCGAAGTCGATCCAACGAATGAGTTAAACTTATTTAACCTCGGCTATCTCTACGATCAGCAAGGCGATCGCGTGAAGGCTTTGGCAACTATGCAGCGTGTAATTGCGATCAATCCGAAGCATGCCGCAGCGCTGAATTTTATTGGTTACGCTCTAGCTGAAGAAGGTAAGGACTTAGTTGAAGCTGAAAAGCTTGTCAGGCGTGCGCTCGAAATTGAACCGAAGAATGGATATTATTTAGATAGTCTAGCTTGGGTTTATTACCATCAAGCCAAATATAAAAAAGCAAAGGAGACGCAGTTAAAAGCTTTAGAACTTGTACCTGATGATGCAGTGCTGCTTGAGCATCTCGCAGAGATTGAGCTTAAGCTTGGCAATTCCTCTACGGCACAGGAGCTTTTCAAGCGCGCTTTGCAAGCAGCTCCGCAGTCCGAAGATCGCAGCAGCATTGAGCGTATTGAAAAACGCCTAGAGTCTCTAGACTTACGCTAG
- a CDS encoding type II secretion system protein, with product MSSQTLLRLHSERGFTLIELLACITCIGILSAVAMTEIAQYRVKVYDRIAFNEVRSLMLANEAIYAGTQAYNTVTCGGAECETTLSGYKKTKSLAIGSGGTDTAPTTYAGKGYVSYACHPKGKKVYIFVTLDSPPGLAPIVCAGLPNNKITAKTATAVGGCPSVASDDAQALFIKAYFNAACFGLAL from the coding sequence ATGAGTTCACAGACTTTATTGAGATTACATTCTGAGCGAGGATTCACATTGATTGAATTACTTGCCTGCATTACATGTATCGGGATTTTATCTGCGGTTGCAATGACAGAAATCGCGCAGTATCGAGTGAAAGTTTATGACAGAATTGCTTTTAACGAAGTGCGATCGTTAATGCTTGCCAATGAAGCTATCTATGCAGGGACTCAAGCGTACAATACAGTTACCTGCGGCGGGGCTGAATGCGAAACTACGCTATCTGGGTATAAGAAAACTAAATCTCTCGCGATCGGTTCAGGTGGAACTGATACAGCGCCAACAACTTACGCTGGAAAGGGCTATGTTTCTTATGCCTGCCATCCAAAAGGTAAAAAAGTTTACATTTTCGTTACCCTCGATTCACCTCCTGGGCTTGCTCCGATTGTCTGTGCAGGTTTACCGAACAATAAGATCACAGCTAAGACTGCAACGGCTGTTGGAGGTTGTCCTTCTGTAGCTAGCGATGATGCTCAAGCGCTCTTTATTAAGGCATACTTTAATGCAGCGTGCTTTGGTCTTGCGCTCTAG
- a CDS encoding glutamine synthetase produces MTYKIKNFLEMTYDELEEVNLEAKKSVLNRTPEDKLKEDTLKFMTDEKGLKAVTVCFSDLEGRFHMLDYDKKFLTKSHDNLTFDGSSIRGFSVVRESDLRLEIDWGSTRFLPSDVFGPGKVLVFGLIRDRDGSSYASDMRGMLRNFTEQLWKKDKTVANVAVEIEGFLFQGLNAEQTFNSRQGFEFVSSGGYYHSLPKDGLKVFIDRFAEAQRALGFENEKDHPEVAPSQFELNYSYCDALLGADQIQLYKLLARQIANDLGMTASFLPKPMAGINGSGMHTNMSLSRDGKNLFYDKNGQEGISTFAWEFVDRILNNANELCLIMNPSVNAYRRLDPNYEAPNQIKSSAVDRTSMIRIPLGNEKSARVEVRTVAPDANPYMTIYSLFKTGLTGPITEQLDSDSRRTRTRFLPDNIYDAIRHFKGSEYMKELLGEGSHEKFYELKAASADRCPRLLGTMIKTEEILFHHEVTNQYIWKRF; encoded by the coding sequence ATGACCTATAAAATCAAGAATTTTCTAGAAATGACTTACGACGAGCTAGAAGAAGTAAATCTTGAAGCAAAGAAGAGTGTCCTAAATCGCACCCCCGAGGACAAGCTTAAAGAAGATACCTTGAAGTTCATGACAGACGAAAAGGGACTTAAGGCCGTGACAGTTTGCTTTTCTGACCTCGAAGGTCGTTTCCACATGCTTGACTACGATAAAAAGTTTCTGACCAAGTCGCATGACAACTTGACGTTTGACGGTTCATCAATTCGTGGATTTAGCGTTGTGCGTGAATCAGATTTACGACTAGAAATTGACTGGGGGTCAACGCGCTTTTTACCTTCTGATGTTTTTGGCCCAGGCAAAGTTCTTGTGTTTGGTCTAATTCGCGATCGCGACGGCTCATCCTATGCATCAGATATGCGTGGCATGCTGCGTAATTTTACCGAACAACTTTGGAAAAAAGATAAGACAGTTGCTAACGTTGCTGTCGAGATCGAAGGATTTCTCTTTCAGGGCCTCAATGCTGAGCAAACCTTTAATTCGCGTCAAGGCTTCGAATTCGTCTCCAGCGGAGGATATTACCATTCGCTACCAAAAGATGGACTCAAGGTGTTTATTGACCGCTTTGCCGAAGCGCAACGTGCACTTGGCTTTGAAAATGAAAAGGATCACCCTGAGGTCGCGCCTTCGCAGTTCGAATTAAACTACTCGTATTGCGATGCACTGCTTGGGGCCGATCAAATTCAACTCTACAAATTACTTGCTCGACAAATTGCTAACGATTTGGGAATGACTGCTTCATTCTTACCAAAACCAATGGCTGGCATTAACGGTAGTGGCATGCATACGAATATGTCGCTTTCACGGGATGGCAAGAATTTGTTTTACGATAAAAACGGCCAAGAAGGGATTTCAACCTTTGCCTGGGAATTTGTTGACCGCATTCTCAACAACGCTAACGAGCTATGCTTAATTATGAATCCAAGCGTAAATGCTTACCGTCGCTTAGATCCAAATTATGAAGCCCCAAATCAAATTAAATCTTCTGCAGTCGACCGCACTTCGATGATTCGCATTCCGTTAGGAAATGAAAAGTCAGCACGTGTCGAGGTCCGCACCGTTGCCCCTGACGCTAATCCTTACATGACAATTTACTCGTTGTTTAAAACTGGATTAACTGGGCCAATCACTGAGCAACTTGATAGTGATTCGCGGCGCACGCGCACACGTTTCTTGCCAGATAATATCTATGATGCAATTCGCCACTTTAAGGGCAGCGAATACATGAAAGAATTGCTTGGAGAGGGTTCGCATGAAAAGTTCTACGAGTTGAAAGCTGCCTCAGCGGATCGTTGCCCGAGATTGCTGGGCACGATGATTAAAACAGAAGAGATTCTTTTCCATCATGAGGTCACCAACCAATATATCTGGAAACGCTTCTAG
- a CDS encoding ABC transporter ATP-binding protein, which produces MIELSQLTKRYGSFLAVDNVSLAVERGNLFAFLGTNGAGKTTTIRMMTGVLRPTIGTIRIGGYDIQTHPIEAKSIMGVVPDRPYIYGKLTGREFLQFMADLYRVDPKLARVRISELLERYGLERAQHDLIDGYSHGMRQRLMMCAARIHNPQVLVVDEPMVGLDPPGAKLLKDTFRELTQAGTTVFMSTHSLSVAEELAHKLAIIKNGRIIAYGTLEDLYKEARTEDRDLEQVFLEIIERPEG; this is translated from the coding sequence ATGATTGAATTATCTCAATTGACAAAGCGTTATGGCTCATTTTTAGCGGTAGACAACGTTTCCCTCGCGGTCGAGCGTGGTAATCTTTTTGCCTTTCTGGGAACTAACGGCGCTGGAAAAACGACAACAATTCGCATGATGACAGGAGTTCTACGACCGACAATTGGAACAATTCGCATTGGTGGCTATGATATTCAAACTCATCCGATTGAAGCTAAGAGTATTATGGGCGTTGTTCCCGACCGGCCATATATCTATGGTAAATTAACAGGTCGCGAATTTTTGCAATTCATGGCGGATCTTTATCGCGTAGACCCGAAATTAGCGCGCGTGCGTATCAGTGAATTACTTGAGCGTTATGGATTAGAGCGTGCCCAGCACGACCTAATTGATGGCTATTCACATGGCATGCGTCAACGCTTAATGATGTGCGCCGCACGAATTCACAATCCGCAAGTACTCGTTGTCGACGAACCGATGGTCGGGCTTGACCCTCCAGGAGCAAAACTTCTCAAAGATACTTTTCGCGAATTAACTCAGGCAGGAACAACTGTTTTTATGTCAACGCATTCCTTAAGCGTTGCTGAGGAGTTGGCACACAAACTTGCGATAATTAAAAATGGGCGAATCATTGCTTACGGAACGCTTGAAGATTTGTACAAAGAAGCGCGCACCGAGGACCGCGACCTAGAGCAGGTTTTTCTGGAAATCATCGAACGTCCGGAAGGTTAA
- a CDS encoding glycosyltransferase family 39 protein yields the protein MTDSNCNNVNHLPRPLVGLFVFLFALLPCAIQVIYIASPVEYVQSDMKGYIERAWRLTQADNFVTYDAFYPAGTTYIFSAIFQVFNFVTGLSVLTWLQVGALALAVLFTFLLAEELFQWRRGALWGALFASLFYPFFGQASFFMSEPLFIAMTLFAMWFFLKINRTEARLEQVILLGLLLGWSMLLRGQGICFAATITLYGCFGFKRIFRNPQLLLAFSVALTLPLYAQAKFNQHLTNTDDLFLSSNGAFNAFLGQSRLEALGVHNPGAGYYYVFHNNNAFFDQDLSAPQMFKASIHDREFFMNQVAILWQQDFKRQIVRSLQSVIELFSPYPEWPLRLLDVPEYYEKISRIVFLVLIMIPVLYTLLTTISFDQERSRIIFLFLPVAMTVALIFLTMGQPRYLIPFQYLLIILSIPCLRDKFARKFLVDQSPVNPRVLTAISRIVLVTLLLLSATTAIAISRALKSTSTARTLDFNQYFKVSANELLRFEFGIDTLISPAEEIDHTSIRLSGFRNACSGKRNDRQIVDWCVYTNYSGTIEIFIANSIISQVNAVEIYLSDYDSNLRTTLIRSGKFKQVAVVPQSGSWYRINMRPEVRKSGVMKINLRELTGSGVKLSALRLLS from the coding sequence ATGACTGACTCAAATTGCAACAATGTAAATCACTTACCCCGGCCGCTTGTTGGTCTGTTTGTGTTCTTGTTTGCATTGCTGCCGTGCGCCATTCAAGTGATCTACATTGCAAGCCCTGTCGAATACGTCCAGTCCGACATGAAGGGCTATATCGAACGAGCCTGGCGCCTCACTCAAGCTGACAATTTTGTTACATATGATGCATTCTATCCAGCTGGGACGACATATATCTTTTCCGCTATTTTTCAAGTTTTTAACTTTGTTACTGGCCTATCTGTCTTAACTTGGCTGCAGGTTGGCGCACTTGCACTTGCAGTGCTTTTTACATTTTTACTCGCGGAAGAATTATTTCAATGGCGCAGAGGCGCCCTCTGGGGAGCACTTTTCGCAAGCCTCTTTTATCCCTTCTTTGGGCAAGCAAGTTTTTTCATGTCCGAACCCCTGTTTATTGCAATGACACTTTTTGCAATGTGGTTTTTTCTTAAAATTAACCGTACTGAAGCTAGATTAGAACAAGTAATTCTTTTAGGACTGCTCTTAGGCTGGTCAATGCTGCTGCGCGGCCAAGGTATCTGCTTTGCCGCAACAATTACACTTTATGGTTGCTTTGGATTTAAACGCATTTTTAGAAACCCTCAATTGCTTTTGGCTTTTAGCGTTGCGCTTACTCTCCCTCTCTACGCCCAAGCTAAATTTAATCAGCATTTAACAAATACTGATGACCTCTTCTTGTCATCAAACGGAGCATTTAATGCATTCCTAGGTCAAAGCCGACTTGAAGCCTTGGGCGTACATAACCCCGGGGCAGGTTACTACTATGTTTTTCATAACAATAACGCCTTCTTTGACCAGGATTTATCTGCGCCACAAATGTTTAAGGCTTCTATTCATGATCGAGAATTTTTCATGAATCAAGTTGCAATCTTGTGGCAGCAGGACTTCAAGCGACAGATTGTAAGAAGCTTGCAAAGCGTGATTGAACTCTTCTCTCCCTACCCGGAATGGCCCTTACGCTTACTTGATGTGCCAGAGTATTACGAGAAGATTAGCCGCATTGTTTTTCTAGTGCTGATTATGATTCCAGTTCTATACACATTATTAACAACGATTAGCTTCGATCAAGAACGCTCACGCATAATATTTTTATTTTTACCTGTGGCTATGACTGTCGCTCTAATTTTCCTAACCATGGGACAGCCACGTTATCTAATTCCCTTCCAATATTTGTTGATTATCTTATCGATTCCCTGCCTGCGCGATAAATTTGCGAGGAAATTCTTAGTTGACCAAAGCCCTGTTAACCCTCGCGTTTTAACAGCAATTTCTCGCATAGTGCTGGTCACTTTGTTGCTGCTTTCTGCAACTACTGCCATTGCCATCTCTCGGGCATTGAAATCAACCTCAACCGCAAGAACATTAGATTTCAATCAATACTTTAAGGTCAGTGCCAATGAATTATTACGCTTCGAGTTTGGAATCGACACGCTAATCTCACCGGCAGAAGAAATAGATCATACTAGCATAAGGCTTAGCGGCTTTCGCAACGCTTGCTCTGGAAAAAGAAATGACCGGCAAATAGTGGATTGGTGTGTGTATACTAATTACTCTGGCACAATCGAAATATTTATTGCGAACAGCATCATCTCCCAAGTAAATGCAGTCGAAATCTACCTTTCAGATTATGATTCGAATTTAAGAACAACGCTAATTCGTAGCGGCAAGTTCAAGCAGGTTGCCGTCGTTCCACAGTCTGGGAGCTGGTATAGAATTAACATGCGCCCGGAAGTTAGAAAATCTGGCGTTATGAAAATCAACCTGCGTGAATTAACCGGCAGCGGCGTTAAACTTTCTGCGCTGAGATTACTCTCTTAA
- a CDS encoding 1-acyl-sn-glycerol-3-phosphate acyltransferase, which produces MPSSRIIDWLLTPIYFVIFLTILVLFDLLQRIALYCLGKTAHLRCVKLLNLCLFYSLRIIRTKIEVNHQAKLEAHRSYLIVANHQSLFDISIIAHILAPLDCSFIAKKELSRNIPSVSFNLKHGRNLVIDRADGSSAVKEMIRFSKQLQQDHFGLVIFPEGTRAKDGVLKPFKQAGLVTLLRTLPEIEVVPVTIDGCWRIVAHRGLPLLSNQVVRISIAQASTRKEGQSPEDFAGQIERTIASQFMHTR; this is translated from the coding sequence ATGCCTAGTTCACGTATAATTGATTGGCTCCTTACACCAATTTATTTCGTAATCTTCCTTACGATTTTAGTTTTGTTCGATCTCCTGCAACGTATCGCACTTTACTGTCTTGGGAAAACAGCACATTTGAGATGCGTCAAGTTACTCAATCTCTGCCTTTTTTACTCGCTGCGGATCATTCGAACTAAAATCGAGGTTAATCACCAAGCAAAGCTTGAAGCACATCGTTCGTATCTAATCGTTGCAAACCATCAATCGCTTTTTGATATTTCAATCATCGCGCACATTCTTGCTCCACTTGATTGTTCGTTTATTGCTAAAAAAGAACTCAGTAGAAATATCCCTAGCGTTTCATTTAATCTTAAACACGGAAGAAATTTAGTAATTGATCGCGCCGATGGGTCAAGCGCCGTGAAAGAAATGATTCGCTTTAGCAAACAACTTCAGCAAGATCACTTTGGACTAGTAATTTTCCCTGAGGGCACTCGCGCCAAAGACGGGGTGCTAAAGCCTTTTAAGCAGGCTGGCTTAGTGACGCTACTACGCACCTTACCTGAGATTGAAGTAGTGCCAGTAACAATCGACGGGTGCTGGAGGATTGTTGCTCATCGTGGTCTTCCGCTTTTAAGCAACCAAGTAGTAAGAATTAGTATTGCTCAAGCATCTACCCGCAAAGAAGGCCAAAGTCCCGAAGACTTTGCCGGGCAAATTGAAAGAACTATTGCAAGTCAATTCATGCACACACGATAA
- a CDS encoding DUF3108 domain-containing protein, with the protein MLKSRLITFFIPSLLVFVLVCSALAEYIHPSTLEVNVPHHQVEIPSFEAATYVYKIKWQGITVANAEIITTRGEFKSNLESTVARVLNRVRIYVETNGAIDIFYKLRHYSENIFTNETYLPSCYFSWQKENSRERMRFIHFKPEGMVHTSVWKNEKLDLAMDFPKGKEMLDPVTGAMFARALKFDTGEVKDFDIWSGKHRFIISFEIGEKEMLKTKFGEIEAYKVIPNIRRLTDTEPEKRLTSAALWISADNSRRILRLETKVWVGRVVAELVEIRSPNNLLSGEDQQTIQEQLSEIIPKDQFPQELTTACR; encoded by the coding sequence GTGCTAAAATCTAGATTAATTACATTTTTTATTCCTTCTTTGCTAGTCTTTGTTCTAGTTTGCTCAGCCTTAGCGGAATATATTCACCCTTCAACTTTGGAAGTTAACGTCCCGCATCATCAAGTCGAAATTCCCTCATTTGAAGCTGCTACCTACGTATATAAAATAAAATGGCAGGGAATTACTGTTGCGAATGCTGAAATTATTACGACGCGTGGTGAATTTAAATCCAACTTAGAGTCAACAGTAGCCCGGGTGCTAAATCGCGTCAGAATATACGTTGAAACCAATGGAGCGATAGATATTTTTTACAAACTTCGTCACTACTCTGAAAACATTTTTACCAATGAGACATATCTCCCGAGTTGTTATTTTTCCTGGCAGAAGGAAAATTCTCGGGAACGCATGCGCTTCATTCATTTTAAGCCTGAGGGTATGGTGCATACAAGTGTATGGAAAAATGAAAAGTTAGACTTGGCGATGGATTTTCCTAAAGGCAAGGAAATGCTTGATCCTGTTACTGGAGCGATGTTCGCTAGAGCGCTTAAATTTGATACAGGCGAGGTCAAAGATTTTGATATTTGGAGTGGAAAACATCGTTTCATTATTTCTTTCGAGATTGGCGAGAAGGAAATGCTCAAAACAAAATTTGGAGAAATTGAGGCCTATAAAGTTATTCCTAATATCCGTCGCCTCACGGATACGGAACCTGAAAAGCGTCTCACCAGTGCGGCACTGTGGATTTCTGCTGATAACTCAAGGCGAATTTTAAGGCTAGAAACTAAAGTCTGGGTGGGCAGGGTTGTGGCCGAACTTGTGGAAATCCGTAGCCCAAACAACCTGCTTTCTGGAGAAGATCAACAAACAATTCAAGAACAACTCTCGGAAATCATTCCCAAAGATCAATTTCCTCAAGAATTAACGACCGCTTGCCGATAA